Proteins from one Deltaproteobacteria bacterium genomic window:
- a CDS encoding SOS response-associated peptidase has translation MCGRYGYFPSNFADLRVRWNLDNDPSLFAARYNICPGQDVPVIINSHGSNRIGPMRWGLVPSWAQDEKIGYKMINARSESLAERPAFKELLERRRCLIPSTGFYEWRQGEAGKVPYFIYLKNQEPFAFAGLWDLWRKRDGSKLATCTIVTTAANPMMQPLHPRMPVILQREHEQHWLETGAAGFATVRSLLKAYLAELMAFHPVSPLVNTPVNDRVECTLPVGD, from the coding sequence ATGTGTGGACGCTACGGCTATTTCCCGAGTAACTTTGCCGACCTGCGGGTGCGCTGGAATCTCGACAACGATCCTTCCTTGTTTGCGGCGCGCTACAATATCTGTCCCGGTCAGGACGTGCCGGTGATTATCAACTCCCATGGCAGCAATCGCATCGGGCCGATGCGCTGGGGGCTGGTGCCGTCGTGGGCCCAGGATGAAAAGATCGGCTACAAGATGATCAACGCGCGCTCGGAAAGTTTGGCGGAGCGGCCGGCGTTCAAAGAATTGTTGGAGCGGCGGCGCTGTTTGATCCCGAGCACGGGTTTCTACGAGTGGCGCCAGGGCGAAGCCGGCAAGGTGCCTTACTTTATTTATTTGAAAAACCAAGAGCCGTTCGCGTTTGCCGGGCTCTGGGACCTGTGGCGCAAACGCGACGGCAGCAAATTGGCGACGTGCACGATCGTCACCACTGCGGCCAATCCAATGATGCAGCCGCTCCATCCGCGCATGCCGGTGATTCTGCAAAGAGAACATGAGCAGCACTGGCTGGAAACCGGAGCCGCCGGCTTCGCAACCGTCCGCTCTCTCTTGAAGGCCTATCTCGCTGAGTTGATGGCCTTTCACCCGGTTTCACCGCTGGTGAATACTCCAGTGAACGATCGGGTGGAGTGCACCTTGCCAGTGGGCGATTGA